The Nitrospirota bacterium genome segment GCGCCCAATGGGGAGACGAAGGAAAAGGAAAAATCGTCGATATCTTATCCGAACAGTCCGATATGATTGTCCGTTATGCCGGAGGCCATAATGCCGGTCACACGGTCATGGTCGATCAGGAAACATTTATTCTGCATTTAATCCCTTCCGGAATTCTTCATCCGGGGAAAACCTGTATTATCGGAAACGGGGTTGTACTCGATCCCGCGGCATTTATTGAAGAAAAAGAACTACTTGTCAAAAGAAATATTGAAGTTGCCCGAAATCTCTGGATCAGCAAGAGTGCCCATCTCATTATGCCCTATCACCGGGCAATTGACCGGGAAAGTGAAAACCTAAAAGGGAACAGAAAGATCGGCACTACCGGCCGGGGAATAGGACCCAGTTATGCCGATAAAATCTCCCGGATCGGAATCCGGGTTTCTGACCTCCTCGATCCCCATCTCTTTCGTGAGAAATTAAAAACAAATTTGACCGAGATGAACTTTTTTCTCGAACATTTGTACCGGGCCAAGGGATTTGAACTTGAATCGGTGTATCAGGAATATATGGGATATGCCAAAGAGATTACAGAACATACTGCCGATACTTATTTGATGATCAATCAGGCAATACAAAATAAAAAAAAGGTCTTGTTCGAAGGGGCCCAGGGAACGCATCTCGATATTGACCACGGAACGTATCCATTTGTTACCTCATCGAGCGCAGTTGCAGGAGGAGCTTGTACCGGCGCGGGAGTGGGTCCGACTTCAATTAACAAAGTATTGGGCGTCGCGAAAGCATACACGACCCGTGTCGGAAGCGGACCATTTCCTTCGGAATTACAGGGTGCCGAGGGCGAAAACCTCCGGAAAATCGGAAAAGAGTTCGGCTCAACCACCGGTCGCGCCAGACGATGCGGTTGGTTTGATGTTTTATCAGTACGATACGCTGTCATGGTCAATGGACTTTCAAGTCTCGCTATCACAAAACTTGACGTGCTGGACTCATTCGATACGATTTCAGTCTGTACCGCCTATCGGTATAACGGAAAAGTCTACCAGGAGATGCCGACCGACCAGACCATTCTTTTCGGGGCGGAACCGGTCTATGAAATCCTTCCAGGTTGGAAAACACCCACAGTCGGAATCACTCAGTACGACAAACTTCCAAAAAACGCTCAAAGTTACCTGAAAAAAATTGAAGCGTGGTGCCAGTGCAAAATCGAAATGATTTCAACCGGTTCAAAAAGAAATCAGACAATATTCGTTGACCACCCTTTTTCTTGACTTGCATTAATTGATTTGTTAAATTAGCTCTCTTGTTTTAGAGCCGCTAGCTCAGTTGGTAGAGCACCGCCCTTTTAAGGCGGGTGTCGTTGGTTCGAATCCAACGCGGCTCATATTATATTTGGGGGCCCGTGAGGATTCGCAAAGCGCAATCCTCCGATGCCCCCAAACCGCAGATTTTTGAGCGGCTAACAGTTACACAAGCAGATTGGTCAAAAAGGTCCAGCGACAAGGCCCGAGAAACGAGGCAACGCAGGCGTACTTTTCGGTACGTTGAGGAAGCCGAGATTCGAGAAAGACGTCGATGGTCCCTTTTTCAGCAATCTGCCACAGGGTCCCCATCGTCTAGCCCGGCCCAGGACATCGCCCTTTCACGGCGGTAACACGAGTTCAAATCTCGTTGGGGACATTACCTTGCTAGATGAGCGGAGCGGTCTCTTCTTCAGCGGAGCTATCTAATCCCGACAGTCTTCTTTGGTCCCGTCTAATCGCTTGTTGTGTAAAGGAGACCCTTTTCCCCGCTAAATCCCTTGTCCTCAAATTTTCAGGACGTTTTAATCACTCCCATGCACACTCGACTCGCGCTCTCTAGAATCATTTCGGCATTTTCTTATTCCCAACTCAAAAACTCATTCTAACTTTAATCTTTTTATTTATTCCTTCTTTCCAAACTGTTTTCGATCCGCAATGAGTTGATGAAAAAGAGAATATCGATTTCTCTATATAGAAAATGATATTCTACCTCTTTATCGATTTGGAAATAATATTCTTCGCGCGAGGTCGACTTGATGAGCGTAAACCTAATAAGAGTCTTATTGGTCGAAAGCAGTCCAAATGAAAGAAAAAAATTAGTCAAACTGATAGTCGGGACAAAAGAAACCCCAATTAAAACGATTCAAAAATCTTCCATAAAAACCGCTTCTTCCATTCTAAAGGAGAAAAAGTTCGATCTTATTCTTCTCTCTGTGCAAACTGAGGGTCCTCAGCACTCTTTGTCAATCAATGAAATTAGAACGGTGGCTGCTCTGAATGTTCCTCTCATCATCCTCATGGATCGAGTCGATAAGAACTTTGCGAACGAGACTCTCCAATTGGGTGCTCAGGACTGCCTGTTCAAAAATAAATTAGATCCCCAATTATTGTTTCAAGCCATCAATTACGCGATAAAATTCAAGAAGATGGAAATATCACTCCATAAAATGGAGGGACAGCTTGCCAAAAAATCCCGGCTTCAGACAAAACATCAGGAGTACCATGATCTGCTCCTCGCCCTTATGGAAGAAACAACAGATACGATTTTCGTCAAAGACAATGAGGGTCGGTTTTTACTGCTCAATTCAACTGCCGCAGGCAACCTCGGGAAAAGACCTGAGGAGATGATTGGGAAGACAAACCGAGATTTGCCAATCCCGAGTATGAGCAAAAACTCCATGGAAGAAACGGACCAGGCGGTTTTTCAAACAGGGAAATCAATATCGTACGAAGTGACTCTCAATGGACCTGAGGGGCCTAGAACCATGTTCACGACGAAATCGCCCTTTCGCGACCATCATGGAAAAATTATCGGGCTGATCGGTATCAGTCGGGATATTACCCAACAGAAACTCGCTGAGGAAACTCTTCGGACGGAACATGCCTATCGTAAACCGATCGAAGAAGCCATGCAGGCAGGCGTTGTGGCGATGGCCAACATAACCCGAAAGATCATATACGTGAGCCCTGCATTTTGTAAAATCGTGGGATGGAGTGAACAGGAACTGCTCGGGCAGACTCCCCCCTTCCCATTTTGGCCACCCGAAGACACGGATAAGATCTTCGAGATTTTAAAGAGCCGTTTTCTGACCGACAGTCCACCGGAAATTGAAATCCGGTTTCAGAGAAAGGATGGTGAACGTTTTCCTGTTCTCATCAAGAGCGCTCCTCTTACGGACGGGCACGGAAACAAGATTGGAATGGTTTCCACAATAGCTGACATCACCAATCAAAAACTGTCCGAAACCAGGCTGAGAGAGGGTCATAACTTATTAAGATCAATCGTGGAAGGAACAAATGATTCGATTTATTTAATTGATCTTGATGGACGTTATTTAATGATTAATTCCAGTGCGTCGCGAATTCTCGGAAAGCCTTCCGAAGAAATCGTCGGGAAACATATGTCAGAATTCTTTTCACCCCAATACGTCCGAATTTTCGAAGAAAAAGACCGGATGATCCTGAAGTCTGGGAAAATAGATACCAGTGAAACCAGGATATCGATCAATGGAACGGACCGTACTTTCTTAACAACAAGAGGACCCGTCCGGAACCATGAAGATAAAATAATCGGATTTTTTGGTATTAGCCGGGACGTTACGGAAAAGAAAAACGCCGAAGAAATCCTGCAGAAAAGCGAAGAGAGACTTCGTGCCGTAATCGATAACTCGACTGCCGTCATATATCTGAAAGACCTCGACGGCAAGTATTTGCTGGTTAACAGAAAATTTAAAGAATTATTCCTCATTTCAAAAAATGACGTCGTCGGAAAAACGGACTACGATATTTTTCCGGCCGAACTGGCAGAAAAATTTCGAGCCAATGATCGGGAGGTCATCAAAAAGAAAGCGCCCCTGGAATTCGATGAGACCGCACCTCATGGTGATGGAGTTCATTACTATATTTCTGTAAAATTCCCGCTGGTAGACAATCATGGAGACGTATACGCTGTGTGTGGTGTCTCTACCGATATTACGGATCGCAGAAGCCGGGAGGAGGACGAGATGAAGATAGAAAAACTCGAGTCTTTGGGACTTCTGGCAGGAGGAATTGCCCATGATTTCAACAATATCTTAACAGCGGTTTTGGGAAATATCTCGCTCGCCAAATCTTTCCTCGAGTCAAGATCGCAGCTCTTGACCAGATTGGACGAGGCGGAACGGGCCACCTTGCGGGCCTCAGAACTCGCAAAACAGCTTCTTACCTTTTCCAAAGGGGGAGCGCCTATCAAGAAGATCGTTTCCATTCAAACCCTGATTGAGCACTCCGTCCAGTTTGCCCTGACGGGCTCGAATGTCCAATGCCAGCATTTCTTTCAAGAAGGCCTCTGGCCGATTGAAGCAGATGAGGGACAGATCATCCAGGTCATTCAAAATTTGACGATCAATGCGAAACAGGCGATGCCGTCCGGAGGGGCGATTCGAATTGAAGCCGGTAACCATTCGGTGGAAGATTCGGCCACACATGAGATGGCCATCCGAAAGGGAAATTACCTGCTCATCACGATAAAGGATCAAGGGGTCGGCATTCCGAAAGAACACCTTTTAAAGATTTTTGATCCCTATTTTACGACCAAAACCCATGGGAGCGGTCTGGGTCTTTCGATCACGCATTCGATTATCAAAAGACATCAGGGATATATTACGGCGGAATCCAATTCGGAAGGGGGAACCACCTTTTTTATCTATCTGCCTGCCGCACCTCTCGCCGTTATTCCTCAAGAAGTTATTGAGTCCGATACCATGACCAGAGGAAATGGGAGGATTCTCGTCGTGGATGATGAAGAGAGTATCCTTAGTCTCGCCGGCGAAATTCTGACTTATCTCGGATATTCCGCCAAATTAGTCAAAAAAGGAACCGAAGCTGTTCAAATCTATAAAGATGAATTAAATTCCGGTCATCCGTTTGATCTGGTCATCACAGATCTGACTGTTCCGGGAGATATGGGCGGAGTCGAGATCCTGCAAATGCTGCGCGATCTCGAACCCCGGGTGAAAGTGATTGTTTCAAGTGGTTATTCAAATGATCCGGCCATGTCCGATTTTAACCGTTTTGGCTTTTCAGATCGACTCAAGAAACCGTACCGCGCCTTTGAAGTGAGCGAGGCCGTGAAGCGGGTCTTGAAAACAAGACGATCGGGAGATTAATAAATTTTATTTGAAATAATTTGATTTTGTACTTACGGATTATTCTATGGAATTATTTTCTGGAGAATATTACTGAGATCAATCAGGCTGTGAGCCCTTGCGATAAAACCTGAAAATCCATACGATTTATAATTCGCAACTGAAGGGTCCCGATTACGATCGACATTCCAGATCTTTTTCGGGCTATTTTCGACGAGAAGAAGTTTGATGGGGCTGGATGACTCCAATGTTCAAAAGGAGGCAATCTCCTTATACTATTGATTCTTCCCATTCTTTCACTCCGGCCGGTTCAAGGTTGAACGGGAGAACCGCAGTGCGCACATCTTTTTGCTGCAATCGGAATTTCAGACAGACACTCCAGACATGGCTTCGTCGTTATTTCTTTTGGGACTGCGACTTCTCCCTTTCTCAAACGATTCATCGCTTTAACCACCATAAATATTGCGGCAGAAACAATTAAAAAATCAACAAGGGAATTAATGAAAACCCCATACCGTAATGTGGGGGCTCCAGCCGCCTGTGCGGCTGCCAACGTCGGAAAGGATTCCCCTCTGAGGGTAATAAATAGATTGCTGAAATCAACGCCACCTATCAGGAGGCCTATCGGCGGCAATAAAACATCGTTCACCAAAGAAGCCACGATTTTGCCGAATGCGGCCCCAACGACAATTCCCACTGCCATATCGACTACATTACCCCTCATGATAAAAGCTTTAAATTCTTTAATCATTTTGAGTCTCCCTATATGAATGCCTAAATCAATATGGCGTTTCTATTACGGATTAAATCAAGTTCGGGTCAACCAATCAATTTCTTCTTTTCGAGAACCTGCTCCCAAAATAAACTCTCTGTCTCGAGCAGACGTATAATATAATGATCGTTTCTGGCAATTTGAAGATGTATATCCGGCTTATCCGGAAGGTAACAGTAAAAATCGATGACGGGAAGATCAGTGACTGCCAGAATATGCTGTAACTGACCGTAGTAATAGTCTGGCACTTTTCGATAAATTGAAGCCTTGCGGTAAACACTCTCGCCGCATTTAATTTCGACAACCGTATTTCCATTCCTGGCTAAACCATCGACACTTGCACGGAGCCATTCGTATTCAACACTTTGAAGGCAGGCGGGATCGACCTGAATGCCAACTTTGGCCTCGAACTGTTTTCTTGCCAAAGGTTCAAGCGCCGTCCCTCTTATCATCGCAGCATTCGGGCCTTCTCTTTTGCCTCCACATTTCTCGGACAGAAGTTCCTCGGGTGTCTTCCAGGGATTTTCTCCCATAATCGTCGGAGCATCCGACGCTCCTATTCCTTGACATCGCCAGTCGAGCCATTCCCTCTCACCTTGTTGGAGAGCCACGATTGTATAGGTCATATGTACCTCGAGTGAGCATGCGCTGAACTTCTAATCCAGGTAACATACAATGTTTTTAACGTTAAGGCTACTCCGAAGTTGAAAATCTGATCCAATTATGATTACATCATATAGGACAATCTTGTGACCGACTCAAAATTGAATATAACAGAACAGCACTGGCTTTTGAAATCAGAACCTTCCACATTCTCGATTGAGGATCTGGAAAAGTCCAGAAATGGTACGGCTTCGTGGGACGGCGTCCGGAATTACCAGGCGAGAAACTTTCTGCGGGACCAGATAAAAAAAGGCGACGGCGTTCTTTTTTATCATAGCAGTTCAGATTCCATCGGAATTGCGGGTGAAGCAGTCGTGGTACGGGAGGGATATCCAGATCCCTCTGCATTCAATCCGGCAGATCCTCATTACGATCCCAAGAGCGTTTCGAAATCGCCCACCTGGTTCACAATCGAGATTATGTTGGTCCGAAAATGTCGCGAAATCATTTCTCTGAAACAGCTCCGTACGATTCCGTCTCTTCAAGAGATGAAATTGCTCCAGCGCGGAATGCGGCTTTCAGTACAACCCGTCACGGCCAGGGAATGGGAAGTCATCATGACTCTTCCGCAGTGGGGTCCGGTCAGGAAGTCTAAAGGGTGACGATCACCGGAAAGAAAAGTTTGAATGTTGATATTGTTTCGGATCTGGTCTGCCCCTGGTGTTTTATCGGGAAAAGGCATCTCGAAAAAGCGTTGACTCTCGTTTCAACTTCTTCGGA includes the following:
- a CDS encoding YqaJ viral recombinase family protein, translating into MTYTIVALQQGEREWLDWRCQGIGASDAPTIMGENPWKTPEELLSEKCGGKREGPNAAMIRGTALEPLARKQFEAKVGIQVDPACLQSVEYEWLRASVDGLARNGNTVVEIKCGESVYRKASIYRKVPDYYYGQLQHILAVTDLPVIDFYCYLPDKPDIHLQIARNDHYIIRLLETESLFWEQVLEKKKLIG
- a CDS encoding EVE domain-containing protein; protein product: MTEQHWLLKSEPSTFSIEDLEKSRNGTASWDGVRNYQARNFLRDQIKKGDGVLFYHSSSDSIGIAGEAVVVREGYPDPSAFNPADPHYDPKSVSKSPTWFTIEIMLVRKCREIISLKQLRTIPSLQEMKLLQRGMRLSVQPVTAREWEVIMTLPQWGPVRKSKG
- the mscL gene encoding large-conductance mechanosensitive channel protein MscL, with the protein product MIKEFKAFIMRGNVVDMAVGIVVGAAFGKIVASLVNDVLLPPIGLLIGGVDFSNLFITLRGESFPTLAAAQAAGAPTLRYGVFINSLVDFLIVSAAIFMVVKAMNRLRKGEVAVPKEITTKPCLECLSEIPIAAKRCAHCGSPVQP
- a CDS encoding adenylosuccinate synthase, which gives rise to MSTLVIVGAQWGDEGKGKIVDILSEQSDMIVRYAGGHNAGHTVMVDQETFILHLIPSGILHPGKTCIIGNGVVLDPAAFIEEKELLVKRNIEVARNLWISKSAHLIMPYHRAIDRESENLKGNRKIGTTGRGIGPSYADKISRIGIRVSDLLDPHLFREKLKTNLTEMNFFLEHLYRAKGFELESVYQEYMGYAKEITEHTADTYLMINQAIQNKKKVLFEGAQGTHLDIDHGTYPFVTSSSAVAGGACTGAGVGPTSINKVLGVAKAYTTRVGSGPFPSELQGAEGENLRKIGKEFGSTTGRARRCGWFDVLSVRYAVMVNGLSSLAITKLDVLDSFDTISVCTAYRYNGKVYQEMPTDQTILFGAEPVYEILPGWKTPTVGITQYDKLPKNAQSYLKKIEAWCQCKIEMISTGSKRNQTIFVDHPFS
- a CDS encoding PAS domain S-box protein; protein product: MSVNLIRVLLVESSPNERKKLVKLIVGTKETPIKTIQKSSIKTASSILKEKKFDLILLSVQTEGPQHSLSINEIRTVAALNVPLIILMDRVDKNFANETLQLGAQDCLFKNKLDPQLLFQAINYAIKFKKMEISLHKMEGQLAKKSRLQTKHQEYHDLLLALMEETTDTIFVKDNEGRFLLLNSTAAGNLGKRPEEMIGKTNRDLPIPSMSKNSMEETDQAVFQTGKSISYEVTLNGPEGPRTMFTTKSPFRDHHGKIIGLIGISRDITQQKLAEETLRTEHAYRKPIEEAMQAGVVAMANITRKIIYVSPAFCKIVGWSEQELLGQTPPFPFWPPEDTDKIFEILKSRFLTDSPPEIEIRFQRKDGERFPVLIKSAPLTDGHGNKIGMVSTIADITNQKLSETRLREGHNLLRSIVEGTNDSIYLIDLDGRYLMINSSASRILGKPSEEIVGKHMSEFFSPQYVRIFEEKDRMILKSGKIDTSETRISINGTDRTFLTTRGPVRNHEDKIIGFFGISRDVTEKKNAEEILQKSEERLRAVIDNSTAVIYLKDLDGKYLLVNRKFKELFLISKNDVVGKTDYDIFPAELAEKFRANDREVIKKKAPLEFDETAPHGDGVHYYISVKFPLVDNHGDVYAVCGVSTDITDRRSREEDEMKIEKLESLGLLAGGIAHDFNNILTAVLGNISLAKSFLESRSQLLTRLDEAERATLRASELAKQLLTFSKGGAPIKKIVSIQTLIEHSVQFALTGSNVQCQHFFQEGLWPIEADEGQIIQVIQNLTINAKQAMPSGGAIRIEAGNHSVEDSATHEMAIRKGNYLLITIKDQGVGIPKEHLLKIFDPYFTTKTHGSGLGLSITHSIIKRHQGYITAESNSEGGTTFFIYLPAAPLAVIPQEVIESDTMTRGNGRILVVDDEESILSLAGEILTYLGYSAKLVKKGTEAVQIYKDELNSGHPFDLVITDLTVPGDMGGVEILQMLRDLEPRVKVIVSSGYSNDPAMSDFNRFGFSDRLKKPYRAFEVSEAVKRVLKTRRSGD